A genome region from Gadus macrocephalus chromosome 15, ASM3116895v1 includes the following:
- the LOC132473075 gene encoding P2X purinoceptor 7-like, whose amino-acid sequence MEYERWLLEDALDFEFDGRGYLYEPEYTQEELREMEARATEAPEAPAEAVPRIAGNWWCACGKCRQMPTEHESRCCTEWDLVVTAGMANLNVSVDETVSPCISLNEVRHLLNKTVLETFFWVPKINWKKRPTPEGPNGQLSDSQYRLVAYRVILEWALKGQPLGRGNRLALPSCVVWAVRNAFPSPTGQYAGFKPSEIEELF is encoded by the exons ATGGAatatgaaaggtggcttctggaggacgcactcgattttgagtttgacggcagaggatatcTGTATGAACCAGAATacacccaagaggagctacggGAGATGGAGGCcagggctacggaggcgcctgaagctccggctgaagcggtccccagGATCGCGGGAAAttggtggtgtgcctgtgggaagtgcaggcagatgccgacggagcacgaaagtaggtgctgcacggagtgggaccttgtcGTCACAGCTGGTATGGCCAACCTCAATGTCTCGGTCGACGAGACTGTGTCGCCCTGCATCTCTCTAAATGAAGTGCGCCATCTCCTAAATAAAACCGTGCTGGAGACTTTCTTCTGGGTCCCTAAAATTAACTGGAAGAAACGCCCCACACCCGAAGGACCGAATGGCCAACTGTCAGATAG TCAATACCGACTTGTGGCTTATCGAGTCATTCTGGAGTGGGCCCTCAAAGGTCAACCACTGGGACGAGGAAATCGCCTTGCATTACCCAGTTGCGTGGTGTGGGCTGTTAGGAATGCGTTCCCATCCCCCACTGGACAGTATGCTGGGTTTAAACCCAGTGAGATAGAGGAATTATTctga
- the LOC132473072 gene encoding uncharacterized protein LOC132473072, whose translation MGRICAVRNCGKISRKRSCHRLPLNTPKSHRVRKLWLSFLGFDINTPVNVLREADHRVCAFHFRPEDYLKSTSHRKKCPKRLHLKRAAVPTLCGPTLDEKDLGAVGGVVDQPSTSSISLVLTSPQPRPHQSNKSPRKSLSGSYLAFPVIRERLSLSPDDCETEMLQMDTSISSVIEDDPKDMSFSLSQQSSSSETSSSSASEEQGEWDERKWIVNESSIMQLFRTCHICAAQITDKKVTTTGSQLKIEWTCLNNHHGKWASCPDARGMAQNNLLVSAATLFSGTTFTEVHEWASILNLQLLKKSQYYSIQSDYLIPVVHFAYKDHHENLIRRLIRQKAEGESIELCGDARSDSPGYSCKYSTYSFQLLSSNEIIHFQLLQVTEASSSVAMESQGCRRGLNHLIFNEGVDIDLITTDRATSVRKIMREEFQNVHHEFDPWHVSKGIKKKLVALANKKENQVLQGWIRAILNHFWFSCSSCGESAEELKRRWTSVLHHICGEHTWEQDGRKWACPHPALNPDQQRTKRWLQPESQVFKSLRNIVEDKRLLKDLEQMTRFKHTGSLEVYHNVMLKYLPKRLHFRYDTMVARTQLAILDNNYNVGRQQTETSEGLPRYSMVFPKQSKEWVAKKIYEPTSQYFTQHLVKLVLERREERTPEDIPHVQRPANIATKERPPKEDLIRKHQSRFPRHTDV comes from the exons ATGGGAAGAATTTGTGCGGTCAGAAACTGCGGGAAGATCTCTAGAAAAAGGAGTTGTCATCGGCTTCCTCTCAACACACCTAAAAGTCATAGAGTCAGAAAGTTGTGGCTTTCATTCCTCGGGTTCGACATAAACACCCCAGTAAATGTACTTCGGGAAGCCGACCATCGCGTTTGCGCCTTTCACTTTCGGCCTGAGGACTACCTGAAATCAACAAGTCATCGAAAGAAGTGTCCGAAGAGACTGCATCTGAAAAGGGCAGCTGTACCGACGCTTTGTGGACCAACGCTAGACGAAAAAGACCTCGGG GCTGTTGGCGGTGTGGTGGACCAGCCTTCTACCTCCAGCATATCCTTGGTCCTCACCAGTCCACAGCCACGGCCTCACCAATCCAATAAATCCCCAAGGAAGTCCTTATCTGGCAGTTACCTTGCTTTCCCTGTGATCAGGGAGAGGCTCTCACTATCT CCAGATGATTGTGAAACTGAGATGCTTCAAATGGACACAAGCATTTCCTCAGTCATTGAGGATGACCCAAAAGACATGAGCTTCAGCCTCAGTCAACAGTCAAGTTCAAGTGAAACCTCCAGTTCAAGTGCCTCAGAAGAGCAAGGGGAGTGGGATGAAAGAAAATGGATTGTGAACGAGTCTAGCATCATGCAACTGTTTAGAACATGCCATATATGTGCCGCACAAATCACTGATAAAAAAGTGACAACTACAGGCAGCCAACTAAAGATTGAATGGACATGTTTGAATAATCATCATGGCAAGTGGGCATCATGTCCTGATGCAAGAGGAATGGCACAGAATAACTTGCTTGTTTCTGCTGCTACGCTTTTCTCTGGAACAACTTTCACTGAAGTACACGAGTGGGCCAGCATCCTAAACTTGCAACTCTTGAAGAAATCGCAGTACTACTCCATCCAATCCGACTACCTTATTCCAGTAGTACACTTTGCATACAAGGATCATCATGAGAATCTCATTAGGCGACTTATTAGACAAAAGGCTGAAGGCGAGTCCATAGAGCTGTGTGGAGATGCCAGGTCTGACTCACcag GCTACAGCTGCAAGTATTCCACCTATTCGTTTCAGCTTCTATCCAGTAATGAGATCATTCACTTTCAACTACTACAG GTAACGGAAGCTAGCAGTTCAGTTGCCATGGAGTCCCAAGGCTGTAGGAGGGGCCTCAACCATCTCATTTTCAATGAAGGAGTAGATATAGACCTCATCACTACAGACCGGGCCACATCAGTTCGGAAAATAATGAGGGAGGAATTCCAGAATGTTCACCATGAATTTGATCCTTGGCATGTATCAAAAG GCATAAAGAAAAAACTGGTAGCACTCGCCAACAAAAAGGAAAATCAGGTCCTGCAGGGCTGGATTCGGGCGATCCTCAATCACTTTTGGTTCTCATGCTCATCTTGTGGTGAGAGTGCTGAG GAACTGAAGCGACGGTGGACCTCAGTCCTCCACCACATCTGTGGGGAGCACACATGGGAGCAAGATGGAAGAAAGTGGGCATGCCCTCACCCTGCTCTCAACCCAGATCAGCAAAGGACAAAGCGATGGCTCCAGCCAGAGTCTCAAGTGTTCAAGTCTTTACGGAATATTGTTGAAGATAAAAGACTTCTGAAAGACCTTGAGCAGATGACTCGCTTCAAACATACAG GATCTTTGGAAGTGTACCACAACGTTATGCTAAAATATCTGCCGAAACGACTGCATTTTCGGTACGACACCATGGTAGCCCGAACACAACTAGCCATCCTGGACAACAATTACAATGTCGGCCGACAGCAGACAGAGACTTCAGAAG GACTTCCAAGATACAGTATGGTGTTCCCAAAACAGAGCAAGGAATGGGTAGCCAAGAAGATCTATGAGCCTACTAGTCAGTACTTCACACAACACCTTGTGAAACTCGTgttggagagaagggaggaaagaaCACCGGAAGACATTCCACATGTCCAGCGGCCTGCAAACATTGCCACTAAGGAGAGACCCCCCAAGGAAGATTTAATCAGGAAACATCAATCCAGATTCCCTCGCCACACTGATGTTTGA